A DNA window from Mesorhizobium sp. C432A contains the following coding sequences:
- a CDS encoding Xaa-Pro peptidase family protein: MNIAPGKSAVSNIPFDQARVDRLMEEAGIDVLLATSKHNTQYLLGGYKFIFFAAMDAIGHSRYLPIVLYEKGGPGHAAYIGNRMEGAEHQNSPFWTPTLHAACWGTLDAANLAVEHISKIGKAGARLGIEPAFLPSDAYALIRKALPDARLIDATGMLESMRAIKTDAELEKLRIASELITDSMLATIRWAHEGTTKAEIIEQLRREETNRGAHFEYCLLTLGASHNRAASPQAWKKGEVLSIDSGGNYHGYIGDLCRMGILGEPDAELEDLLAEVETVQQAAFSKVRAGTIGGDMISHAEGVLKASKVAPYTDFFAHGMGLITHEAPFLMTNHPVTYEGTYAAKPLETNMVLSVETTMLHPTRGFIKLEDTLAVTDAGYVMFGDRARGWNRGGIA; the protein is encoded by the coding sequence ATGAACATTGCCCCGGGCAAGAGCGCCGTCAGCAATATCCCGTTCGACCAGGCGAGGGTCGACCGGCTGATGGAAGAGGCCGGCATCGATGTTCTGCTCGCGACCTCCAAGCACAACACGCAGTATCTGCTTGGCGGCTACAAGTTCATCTTCTTTGCCGCCATGGATGCGATCGGCCATAGCCGTTACCTGCCTATCGTCCTCTATGAAAAGGGCGGGCCCGGTCATGCCGCCTATATCGGCAACCGCATGGAAGGCGCCGAGCACCAGAACAGCCCGTTCTGGACGCCGACGCTGCATGCCGCCTGCTGGGGCACGCTCGATGCTGCCAATCTTGCGGTCGAGCACATCAGCAAGATCGGCAAGGCCGGCGCCCGCCTCGGCATCGAGCCGGCCTTCCTGCCGTCGGACGCCTATGCGCTGATCCGCAAGGCGTTGCCGGATGCCAGGCTGATCGACGCGACCGGCATGCTGGAGAGCATGCGCGCCATCAAGACGGACGCCGAGCTGGAAAAGCTGCGTATCGCCTCCGAGCTGATCACCGATTCCATGTTGGCGACCATCCGGTGGGCGCATGAAGGCACGACCAAGGCGGAGATCATCGAGCAGCTGCGGCGTGAGGAAACCAATCGCGGCGCGCATTTCGAATATTGCCTGCTGACGTTGGGCGCCAGCCACAACCGCGCGGCGTCACCGCAGGCGTGGAAAAAGGGCGAAGTGCTGTCGATCGATTCCGGCGGCAATTATCACGGCTATATTGGCGATCTCTGCCGCATGGGCATTCTGGGCGAACCGGATGCCGAGCTTGAGGATCTATTGGCCGAGGTCGAGACGGTGCAGCAGGCGGCGTTCTCGAAGGTGAGGGCGGGCACCATCGGCGGCGACATGATTTCGCATGCCGAGGGTGTGCTGAAGGCCTCCAAGGTCGCGCCCTACACGGATTTCTTCGCCCACGGCATGGGCCTGATCACGCATGAGGCTCCGTTCCTGATGACCAACCATCCGGTGACCTATGAAGGCACCTATGCCGCCAAGCCGCTGGAGACAAACATGGTGCTGTCGGTGGAGACGACCATGCTTCACCCGACGCGGGGGTTCATCAAGCTGGAGGACACGTTGGCGGTGACGGATGCGGGATATGTGATGTTTGGGGATCGGGCGCGGGGGTGGAATAGAGGTGGGATAGCCTAG
- a CDS encoding cupin domain-containing protein, with the protein MTDKSKVFVYPKDVSAFGFDWGKLSLTVAPEVNGAERFSGGVVDLPSGKGHTRHNHPGAEEIIFVISGNGEQMVEDEEGNPVVAKVGPGCTIYVPESRFHSTLNTGDGPMQLFVVYSPAGPELVLRELPDFRLIPAGK; encoded by the coding sequence ATGACCGACAAGAGCAAGGTATTCGTATACCCGAAGGACGTGAGCGCCTTCGGCTTTGACTGGGGCAAGCTGTCGCTGACGGTGGCGCCTGAAGTGAATGGCGCTGAGCGCTTTTCCGGCGGTGTCGTCGACCTGCCCTCAGGCAAGGGACACACGCGCCACAACCATCCCGGCGCGGAAGAGATCATCTTCGTTATTTCGGGCAATGGCGAGCAGATGGTCGAGGACGAGGAGGGCAATCCGGTCGTCGCCAAGGTCGGCCCCGGCTGCACCATCTATGTGCCGGAAAGCCGTTTCCATTCGACGCTGAACACGGGCGATGGGCCGATGCAGCTCTTCGTTGTCTATTCGCCGGCTGGACCCGAACTGGTGCTGCGGGAGCTGCCGGATTTCAGGCTGATCCCGGCGGGGAAGTAA
- a CDS encoding phosphoenolpyruvate hydrolase family protein, producing the protein MPAIPRKDILKKFKAMIADGVPIVGGGAGTGLSAKAEEAGGIDLIIIYNSGRYRMAGRGSAAGLLAYGNANEIVKEMAYEVLPVVKKTPVLAGVNGTDPFVIMPLLLAELKTMGFSGVQNFPTIGLFDGSMRQSFEETGMGFGLEVDMIAEAHKLDLLTTPYVFNPDEARAMTKAGADIVVAHMGVTTGGSIGATSAKSLDDCVVEIDVIANAARSVRKDVILLCHGGPISMPDDARYILDRCKGLHGFYGASSMERLPAEAAIARQTADFKAVMLHDQKKKKGMRS; encoded by the coding sequence ATGCCCGCAATACCGCGCAAGGACATATTGAAGAAGTTCAAGGCGATGATCGCCGACGGCGTGCCCATCGTTGGGGGCGGCGCCGGCACTGGCCTGTCGGCCAAGGCCGAGGAAGCCGGCGGCATCGACCTCATCATCATCTACAATTCCGGCCGCTATCGCATGGCCGGGCGCGGCTCGGCTGCGGGCCTGCTCGCCTATGGCAACGCCAACGAGATCGTCAAGGAAATGGCCTATGAGGTGCTGCCGGTGGTCAAAAAGACGCCGGTGCTGGCCGGTGTCAACGGCACCGATCCGTTCGTCATCATGCCGCTGCTGCTTGCCGAGCTGAAGACGATGGGCTTTTCCGGCGTGCAGAATTTCCCGACCATCGGCCTGTTCGATGGCAGCATGCGCCAGAGTTTTGAGGAAACCGGCATGGGCTTCGGGCTGGAGGTCGACATGATCGCCGAGGCGCACAAGCTCGATCTTCTGACCACGCCCTATGTCTTCAACCCCGACGAGGCGCGCGCCATGACAAAAGCCGGCGCCGACATCGTCGTTGCCCATATGGGGGTGACGACCGGCGGCTCGATCGGAGCCACGTCGGCCAAGTCGCTCGACGACTGCGTGGTCGAGATCGACGTCATCGCCAACGCGGCGCGCTCGGTGCGCAAGGATGTCATCCTGCTTTGCCATGGCGGGCCGATCTCGATGCCGGATGATGCCCGCTACATCCTCGACCGCTGCAAGGGCCTGCACGGCTTTTATGGCGCGAGTTCGATGGAACGGCTGCCGGCTGAAGCCGCGATCGCCAGGCAGACGGCGGATTTCAAGGCCGTCATGCTGCACGACCAGAAGAAAAAGAAGGGGATGAGATCATGA
- a CDS encoding Tm-1-like ATP-binding domain-containing protein, whose product MKRIYVVGTADTKGEELAFLADAIAATGSSVARVDIGTRGATVPVDIPASEVAAHHPGGASGVLGIDDRGTAVTGMGAAFTSFIQSRDDISGVIGIGGGGGTSIITAGMRALPLGLPKIMVSTLASGDTAPYVDVSDIIMMPSVTDMAGLNRLSRTVLHNAAQAIAGMAAKPAPTATGKPALGLTMFGVTTPCVTAIADQLRANYDCMVFHATGTGGRSMEKLADSGLLAGVIDITTTEVCDLLLGGVLPATEDRFGAIARTKLPYVGSVGALDMVNFWAPPTIPEKFRGRLFYEHNPNVTLMRTTVDECRGIGEWIGTRLARCEGPVHFLIPEKGVSALDIEGGAFFDPEADAVLFGAVERTIKPNAARRVSRLPLHINDPEFAKAATAAFLDIAR is encoded by the coding sequence ATGAAGCGCATCTACGTGGTGGGCACAGCCGACACCAAGGGCGAGGAACTTGCCTTCCTGGCCGATGCTATTGCCGCCACCGGCAGTTCGGTTGCCCGCGTCGACATCGGAACGCGCGGTGCCACGGTGCCGGTCGATATCCCGGCCAGCGAGGTCGCGGCGCATCATCCGGGTGGAGCCAGTGGCGTGCTCGGCATCGATGATCGCGGCACGGCAGTGACCGGCATGGGCGCCGCCTTCACCAGTTTCATTCAGTCGCGCGACGACATATCAGGCGTGATCGGCATTGGCGGCGGCGGCGGCACGTCGATCATCACTGCTGGCATGCGCGCGCTGCCGCTTGGGCTGCCCAAGATCATGGTCTCGACGCTCGCCTCCGGCGACACCGCGCCCTATGTCGACGTCTCCGACATCATCATGATGCCATCGGTCACCGATATGGCGGGACTGAACCGGCTCTCCCGCACGGTGCTGCACAACGCGGCGCAAGCGATCGCCGGCATGGCCGCAAAGCCGGCGCCGACTGCCACCGGCAAGCCGGCACTCGGGCTCACCATGTTCGGCGTCACCACGCCTTGCGTGACCGCCATCGCGGATCAGTTGCGCGCCAACTATGACTGCATGGTTTTCCACGCCACCGGCACCGGCGGCCGCTCGATGGAGAAGCTCGCGGACTCGGGCCTGCTCGCCGGCGTCATCGACATCACCACGACGGAAGTCTGCGACCTGCTGCTCGGCGGCGTGCTGCCTGCGACGGAGGACCGCTTCGGCGCCATCGCCCGCACCAAGCTGCCCTATGTAGGCTCGGTCGGCGCGCTGGACATGGTCAATTTCTGGGCGCCGCCGACCATTCCCGAGAAGTTTAGGGGCCGGCTGTTCTACGAGCACAATCCCAACGTCACACTGATGCGCACCACGGTGGATGAATGCCGCGGTATAGGCGAGTGGATCGGCACCAGGCTCGCTCGCTGCGAGGGCCCTGTGCATTTCCTGATCCCCGAAAAAGGCGTCTCGGCACTCGACATCGAGGGCGGCGCCTTCTTCGACCCCGAAGCCGACGCCGTGCTGTTCGGTGCCGTCGAGCGCACCATCAAGCCGAACGCCGCGCGCCGGGTCTCACGCCTGCCGTTGCACATCAACGATCCGGAATTTGCCAAAGCCGCAACCGCGGCCTTCCTCGACATCGCCAGATAG
- a CDS encoding TetR/AcrR family transcriptional regulator: MEVSRQQAAGNDDANEAAERGPRARTKRLMLKTATRLMQAGVTPSVSEVAEAAQVSRATAYRYFPSQAALVQAVVDEGLGPILTWQSTSTDAGRRVAELFDTAMPRIEAFEATFKAALKLSLDQWAQRQAGTLGGEPQFTRGHRVQLLKDAIAPLKGRLPPREFKRLAQALSMMFGVEVLIVLKDIWGLDSRGMRSVAQWAAGALVRAAVAESTAEIDAAPTAALAK; the protein is encoded by the coding sequence ATGGAAGTCTCACGTCAACAAGCCGCTGGGAACGACGACGCCAACGAGGCTGCCGAACGCGGCCCACGGGCCCGCACAAAACGGCTGATGCTGAAGACGGCGACGCGGCTGATGCAGGCGGGCGTCACCCCGTCGGTCAGCGAAGTCGCGGAGGCGGCGCAAGTGTCGCGCGCCACCGCCTATCGCTATTTCCCCAGCCAGGCAGCCCTGGTGCAGGCGGTGGTTGACGAGGGGCTTGGGCCGATCCTGACCTGGCAATCGACGTCCACCGATGCCGGGCGGCGCGTTGCCGAATTGTTCGATACCGCCATGCCGCGCATCGAAGCTTTCGAGGCAACTTTCAAGGCAGCGCTGAAACTGTCGCTCGACCAATGGGCGCAGCGGCAGGCGGGCACGCTGGGCGGCGAGCCGCAATTCACGCGCGGACATCGCGTCCAGCTGCTGAAGGATGCCATCGCACCGCTCAAGGGCCGGCTGCCGCCGCGCGAGTTCAAGCGCCTGGCGCAGGCGCTGTCGATGATGTTCGGCGTCGAAGTGCTGATCGTGCTGAAGGATATATGGGGGCTCGATAGCCGCGGCATGCGGTCGGTCGCGCAATGGGCGGCGGGCGCCCTTGTGCGCGCCGCGGTGGCGGAATCAACGGCTGAAATCGATGCGGCCCCGACAGCGGCATTGGCGAAATAG
- a CDS encoding ABC transporter substrate-binding protein, producing the protein MRKTMTSLLAGIGLVLACGTSVYAQDKELTIFWAEWDPANYLQELGNEYEKETGVKITVETTPWSDFQTKAFTEFNAHGDAYDMVVGDSQWLGAGSTGGHYVDLTDFFNKHKLGEVMAPATVKYYAEYPGGSSKYWAIPLEGDAVGWSYRKDWFEDPKEKEAFKAKYGYDLDVPKDFKALRDIAEFFYRPDQKRYGIAIYTDNSYDAMAMGFENALFSFGGELGDYKTYKVDGFINSDKAIAALDAYKELYTFTPPGWAKSFFVEDNQAITENLAAMSMNYFAFFPSLINEASNPNAKNTGFFANPPGPNGDQFAALGGQGISIVSYSKKQEEATKFLEWFIKDETQKKWAALGGYTCSAAVLKSEEFQNATPYNKAFYETMFKVKDFWAVPEYAELLQQLNQRVYPYMIGGEGTAKETLDALAGDWNATFKKYGRGQ; encoded by the coding sequence ATGCGCAAGACAATGACCAGCCTGCTTGCTGGTATCGGCTTAGTACTTGCCTGCGGAACGTCCGTCTACGCGCAGGACAAGGAGCTCACCATCTTTTGGGCGGAATGGGATCCGGCCAATTATCTGCAGGAACTCGGCAACGAGTACGAGAAGGAAACCGGCGTCAAGATCACGGTGGAAACCACGCCCTGGTCCGACTTCCAGACCAAGGCTTTCACCGAGTTCAACGCCCATGGCGACGCCTATGATATGGTCGTCGGCGACTCGCAATGGCTCGGCGCCGGCTCGACCGGCGGCCACTATGTCGACCTGACCGACTTCTTCAACAAGCACAAGCTTGGCGAAGTGATGGCGCCGGCAACGGTGAAATATTACGCCGAGTATCCGGGCGGCAGCAGCAAGTACTGGGCGATCCCGCTCGAAGGCGACGCTGTCGGCTGGTCCTATCGCAAGGACTGGTTCGAGGACCCGAAGGAAAAGGAAGCCTTCAAGGCCAAATACGGCTACGATCTCGACGTGCCGAAGGATTTCAAGGCGCTGCGCGACATCGCGGAGTTCTTCTATCGGCCGGATCAGAAGCGATACGGCATCGCCATCTACACCGACAATTCCTATGACGCGATGGCGATGGGCTTCGAAAACGCGCTGTTCTCCTTCGGCGGCGAACTGGGTGACTACAAGACCTACAAGGTCGACGGTTTCATCAACTCCGACAAGGCAATCGCCGCACTCGACGCCTACAAGGAACTCTACACGTTCACGCCTCCGGGCTGGGCCAAGTCGTTCTTCGTCGAGGACAACCAGGCGATCACCGAAAACCTGGCCGCGATGAGCATGAACTACTTCGCGTTCTTCCCCTCGCTGATCAACGAGGCGTCGAACCCGAACGCCAAGAACACCGGCTTCTTCGCCAATCCTCCAGGCCCGAACGGCGATCAGTTCGCCGCACTCGGCGGTCAGGGCATCTCCATCGTCTCCTACTCCAAGAAGCAGGAAGAGGCGACGAAGTTCCTTGAATGGTTCATCAAGGACGAGACCCAGAAGAAGTGGGCGGCGCTCGGCGGCTACACCTGCAGCGCCGCCGTGCTCAAGTCGGAGGAATTCCAGAACGCCACGCCGTACAACAAGGCCTTCTACGAGACCATGTTCAAGGTGAAGGACTTCTGGGCGGTGCCGGAATATGCCGAGCTGCTGCAGCAGCTCAACCAGCGCGTCTATCCCTACATGATCGGCGGCGAAGGCACCGCCAAGGAAACGCTGGACGCGCTCGCAGGCGACTGGAACGCGACGTTCAAGAAATACGGCCGCGGCCAATAA
- a CDS encoding carbohydrate ABC transporter permease codes for MAAVRTSSEIGFNRVAIVAVLLVTIIFLAPIYWIASTAFKPRNLATTIPPTVVFQPEISPFVKLFTKRSQMRNPPSPEEYAAAPWWERVVFDGGEKIVRDGKGQVQWSGYPSRFMNSLIIAITSTVLAVGMGTFTAYGFSRFKVKGEADLLFFILSTRMLPPVVVAIPMFLMYRAVGLNDSHIGLIILYTAFNLSFSVWLMKGFMDEIPKEYEEAALVDGYTRMEAFFKIVLPEAATGIAATAVFCFITAWNEYAFALIMTNRRAQTAPPFIPSQVGAGLPDWTVIAAGTFLFLLPVAIFTFLLRNHLLRGMSFGAIRK; via the coding sequence ATGGCCGCCGTCCGCACTTCTTCCGAAATCGGCTTCAATCGCGTCGCCATCGTCGCCGTCCTTTTGGTGACGATCATCTTCCTGGCGCCGATCTACTGGATCGCCTCGACGGCGTTCAAGCCGCGCAACCTTGCCACGACCATCCCGCCCACGGTGGTGTTCCAGCCGGAGATTTCGCCCTTCGTCAAGCTGTTCACCAAGCGCTCGCAAATGCGCAACCCGCCGTCGCCGGAAGAGTATGCGGCGGCACCCTGGTGGGAACGTGTCGTCTTCGATGGCGGTGAAAAGATCGTGCGCGACGGCAAGGGCCAGGTGCAATGGTCGGGCTATCCGAGCCGCTTCATGAACTCGCTGATCATTGCCATCACCTCGACGGTGCTGGCTGTCGGCATGGGTACCTTCACCGCCTACGGCTTCTCGCGCTTCAAGGTGAAGGGGGAGGCGGATCTGCTCTTCTTCATCCTGTCGACGCGCATGCTGCCGCCGGTGGTGGTCGCGATCCCGATGTTCCTGATGTACCGGGCCGTCGGCCTCAACGATTCCCATATCGGGCTGATCATCCTTTATACCGCCTTCAACCTGTCCTTTTCGGTGTGGCTGATGAAGGGGTTCATGGACGAGATCCCGAAGGAGTATGAAGAGGCAGCGCTGGTCGACGGCTACACCCGCATGGAAGCCTTCTTCAAGATCGTGCTGCCGGAGGCCGCCACCGGCATCGCCGCGACCGCGGTTTTCTGCTTCATCACGGCGTGGAACGAGTATGCTTTCGCGCTGATCATGACCAACCGCCGCGCCCAGACGGCGCCGCCCTTCATCCCCAGCCAGGTCGGCGCCGGCCTGCCCGACTGGACGGTGATCGCCGCCGGAACCTTCCTGTTCCTGCTGCCGGTCGCAATCTTCACCTTCCTGCTCCGCAACCATTTGCTGCGCGGCATGTCCTTCGGAGCGATCCGCAAATGA
- a CDS encoding ABC transporter ATP-binding protein: MTQIELRGVQKFFGAVQVIKDLNLKIDDNEFIVLLGQSGCGKTTTLRAVAGLETIDGGDILIDGKPVQHLKAADRDIAMVFQSFSLYPHMSVYENIAFPLRATRKSKAEIDSEVRSVAKTLQITELLAKKPSALSGGDMQRVAIGRALVRRPKAMLMDEPIGALDAKLREEMRAEIKRLHIKQGSTTIYVTHDQIEAMSLADRIVIMHEGVLQQVGSPDEVYSHPANLFVAQFVGSPVMNVADAAIAETASAASVTVGGAAAGFEFPRALLSKLNGHAGGQLALGIRPEGVLVRHEAAEGFLPVETQIVEPLGSFDIVDLKVGSKMLRARTKSGFVGGPGEKVFARIDPTQAHFFDTASGKSLEVRL, translated from the coding sequence TTGACCCAGATTGAGCTTCGCGGCGTCCAGAAATTCTTCGGTGCGGTCCAGGTCATCAAGGACCTCAACCTCAAGATCGACGACAACGAGTTCATCGTGCTGCTCGGTCAGTCGGGTTGCGGCAAGACGACGACATTGAGGGCGGTTGCCGGGCTGGAGACGATCGACGGCGGTGACATCCTCATCGACGGCAAGCCGGTGCAACACCTCAAGGCCGCCGACCGCGACATCGCCATGGTGTTCCAGTCGTTCTCGCTCTACCCGCATATGAGCGTCTATGAGAACATTGCTTTTCCCTTGCGCGCGACGCGCAAAAGCAAGGCCGAGATCGATAGCGAGGTGCGCTCGGTCGCCAAGACGCTGCAGATTACGGAACTGCTGGCCAAGAAGCCGTCGGCGCTGTCGGGCGGCGACATGCAGCGTGTGGCCATCGGCCGGGCTCTGGTGCGGCGGCCGAAGGCGATGCTGATGGACGAGCCGATCGGCGCCCTCGACGCCAAGCTGCGCGAAGAGATGCGGGCCGAGATCAAGCGGCTGCACATCAAACAGGGCTCGACCACCATCTATGTCACGCACGACCAGATCGAGGCGATGAGCCTCGCCGACCGCATCGTGATCATGCATGAGGGCGTGCTGCAGCAGGTCGGTTCGCCCGACGAGGTCTATTCGCATCCAGCCAATCTGTTCGTGGCGCAGTTCGTCGGCAGCCCGGTGATGAACGTCGCCGATGCGGCGATCGCCGAGACCGCTTCGGCGGCCTCCGTCACCGTCGGTGGCGCTGCCGCCGGCTTCGAGTTCCCGCGCGCGCTTTTGTCCAAGCTCAACGGTCATGCCGGCGGCCAGCTGGCGCTCGGCATCCGGCCCGAAGGCGTGCTGGTGCGCCATGAAGCGGCGGAGGGTTTCTTGCCGGTCGAGACGCAGATCGTCGAGCCGCTCGGCTCGTTCGACATTGTCGATCTCAAGGTCGGCTCCAAGATGCTGCGTGCGCGCACCAAGAGCGGCTTCGTCGGCGGCCCGGGCGAAAAGGTCTTCGCCAGGATCGATCCGACGCAGGCACATTTCTTCGACACGGCAAGCGGCAAGTCGCTTGAGGTGAGGCTCTGA
- a CDS encoding ABC transporter ATP-binding protein, with amino-acid sequence MAHIQLKNISKSFGNHTALTGLDLEIADGEFFVLLGETGAGKTTTLRMIAGLEKPTEGQVFIDGVDVADWGAAERDVALVLQQYSLYPRYTVRENLEFPLKPKIRRLPDAEIKDRVARAAKTLRIEHLLDRKTDRLSGGEMQRVSIGRAIVRKPRVFLMDEPLSALDAKLREALRTELKNLQIQLGATFLFVTHDQIEAMSMGDKVGVLNHGRIIQTGTPHEIYNNPRDTYVASFVGSPPMNLIDGKLVNGRAVMAPLNFELPFSGGAKAGGATDGRPLVFGIRPEDVYLESGAPVEARVHDVENHGVEKILTLRVGDTTLRATVPARTDVQIEQPVRFAWNQDKVVLFDKGSGVSLRHAS; translated from the coding sequence ATGGCTCATATCCAGCTCAAGAATATTTCCAAGAGCTTCGGCAACCACACCGCACTGACCGGGCTCGATCTCGAGATCGCCGATGGCGAGTTCTTCGTGCTGCTCGGCGAGACCGGCGCGGGCAAGACGACGACGCTGCGCATGATCGCGGGTCTGGAAAAGCCGACCGAGGGTCAGGTGTTCATCGACGGCGTCGACGTCGCCGACTGGGGTGCGGCCGAGCGCGACGTGGCGCTGGTGCTTCAGCAATATTCGCTCTATCCGCGCTATACGGTGCGCGAAAATCTCGAATTCCCGCTGAAGCCGAAGATACGTCGGCTGCCGGATGCCGAGATCAAGGACCGTGTTGCGCGAGCGGCCAAGACACTGCGGATCGAGCATCTGCTCGACCGCAAGACCGACCGGCTTTCAGGCGGCGAAATGCAGCGCGTCTCTATCGGGCGCGCCATCGTGCGCAAGCCGCGCGTGTTCCTGATGGACGAACCGCTGTCGGCGCTCGACGCCAAGCTGCGCGAGGCGCTGCGCACGGAACTGAAGAACCTGCAGATCCAGCTCGGCGCCACCTTTCTGTTCGTCACTCACGACCAGATCGAGGCGATGTCGATGGGCGACAAGGTGGGCGTGCTCAACCATGGCCGCATCATCCAGACCGGCACGCCGCACGAGATCTACAACAATCCGCGCGATACCTATGTGGCCAGCTTCGTCGGCTCGCCGCCGATGAACCTGATCGATGGCAAGCTGGTCAACGGCCGCGCGGTGATGGCGCCGCTGAATTTCGAACTGCCTTTCTCTGGGGGTGCCAAGGCGGGCGGTGCGACCGACGGTCGCCCGCTCGTCTTCGGTATTCGACCTGAGGATGTGTATCTTGAAAGCGGTGCGCCGGTCGAGGCACGCGTCCACGATGTCGAGAACCATGGCGTGGAAAAGATCCTGACTCTGCGGGTCGGCGACACGACGCTGCGCGCCACGGTGCCGGCCAGAACCGATGTCCAGATCGAGCAGCCGGTGCGCTTTGCCTGGAATCAGGACAAGGTGGTGCTGTTCGACAAGGGCAGCGGCGTGAGCTTGCGTCACGCCAGCTAA
- a CDS encoding TetR/AcrR family transcriptional regulator, with translation MTRPKTQSDEQVLEAALRLIHDQGPEALTFERLAKACGLSGATLVQRFGNKAQLKQRTLLCAWGGLDDKTRMLTATVAKTPAGAIELLVGLSQGSGGIEAYAEGLLVLREDLRDPVLRARGAAWKAFLSEALAACFAGTPDTPRDIGLLMASHWQGSLLWWSFDPTIEVATYVEESLKCFVAAITKTAARKP, from the coding sequence ATGACTCGACCAAAAACGCAATCCGACGAGCAGGTGCTGGAAGCCGCGCTGCGATTGATTCACGATCAAGGCCCCGAGGCGCTCACCTTTGAGCGGCTGGCAAAGGCCTGCGGCCTCTCGGGCGCGACACTGGTGCAGCGCTTTGGAAACAAGGCGCAGCTGAAGCAGCGCACCTTGCTCTGTGCCTGGGGCGGTCTCGACGACAAGACCAGGATGCTGACGGCCACGGTTGCCAAAACCCCGGCAGGCGCCATCGAGCTTCTGGTGGGACTATCGCAGGGCTCTGGCGGCATCGAAGCCTATGCCGAAGGCCTGCTCGTGCTGCGCGAGGATCTGCGCGACCCCGTGCTCAGGGCGCGGGGCGCCGCCTGGAAAGCGTTCCTGAGCGAGGCCCTTGCGGCTTGCTTCGCCGGAACGCCCGACACCCCGCGCGACATCGGCCTGCTGATGGCATCGCATTGGCAGGGCTCACTGCTGTGGTGGAGTTTTGACCCGACGATCGAGGTGGCCACCTATGTCGAGGAAAGCCTCAAGTGCTTCGTTGCAGCCATCACCAAGACAGCGGCCCGAAAACCGTGA
- a CDS encoding GFA family protein, whose amino-acid sequence MLYKGSCHCGKVAFEFKAQLTGAVRCNCSICSRKGALLAAIPHDSLTVLAWGDDLGTYTFGNHAMAHRFCRTCGIHPFAEDVSQGSERSAYINLNCVADIDAAGLSIFDFDGRSV is encoded by the coding sequence ATGCTGTACAAAGGCAGCTGCCACTGCGGCAAGGTTGCGTTCGAATTCAAGGCGCAGCTGACCGGCGCCGTGCGGTGCAATTGTTCGATCTGCTCGCGCAAGGGCGCGCTGTTGGCCGCCATCCCGCATGACAGCCTGACGGTGCTGGCGTGGGGCGACGATCTCGGCACCTACACATTCGGCAATCATGCAATGGCGCATCGCTTCTGCCGCACCTGCGGCATCCATCCCTTTGCCGAGGATGTCAGTCAGGGCAGCGAACGCAGCGCCTACATCAACCTCAACTGCGTTGCGGATATTGATGCTGCCGGTCTGTCGATTTTCGACTTCGATGGCCGCTCGGTCTAA